One part of the Phragmites australis chromosome 3, lpPhrAust1.1, whole genome shotgun sequence genome encodes these proteins:
- the LOC133912681 gene encoding ATP-dependent Clp protease proteolytic subunit 6, chloroplastic-like, giving the protein MATITPLAVRAAPSGLLSHRRNGAKAHPGLGGLELATHGISSRLGERMHCHSSLRKNTIVASENDNPPLMPAIMTPGGPLDLATVLLGNRVIFIGQYINSQVAQRVISQLVTLAAVDEEADILIYLNCPGGSLYSILAIYDCMSWIKPKVGTVAFGVVASQAAIILAGGEKGMRYAMPNTRVMIHQPQGGSEGNVEEVRRQVGETIYARDKVDKMFAAFTGQPLDMVQQWTERDRFMSSSEAMDFGLVDALLETRY; this is encoded by the exons ATGGCCACCATCACCCCACTCGCCGTCCGCGCCGCCCCCTCCGGCCTCCTCTCGCACCG GCGGAACGGAGCCAAAGCACACCCGGGTCTCGGTG GACTGGAATTAGCAACACATGGCATTTCTTCACGGCTGGGTGAGAGGATGCATTGCCATTCTTCTCTCAG GAAAAACACAATTGTAGCATCAGAGAATGATAATCCACCTTTAATGCCGGCTATCATGACTCCCGGTGGCCCTCTTGATTTGGCAACTGTACTATTGGGAAATCGTGTAATCTTCATTGGTCAATATATTAACTCCCAAGTGGCACAGCGTGTGATATCGCAGCTTGTTACACTTGCTGCTGTTGATGAAGAGGCTGATATTCTG ATCTACCTGAACTGTCCTGGTGGAAGTCTTTATTCCATCTTAGCTATCTACGATTGCATGTCATGG ATAAAACCCAAAGTTGGGACAGTGGCCTTTGGTGTTGTTGCTAGTCAAGCAGCAATCATTCTTGCTGGTGGTGAGAAGGGAATGCGCTACGCAATGCCAAATACTAGAGTAATGATTCATCAACCTCAAGGTGGATCAGAG GGTAATGTGGAAGAGGTGAGGCGACAAGTTGGGGAAACCATTTATGCTCGTGAT AAAGTTGACAAAATGTTTGCTGCTTTCACCGGGCAACCATTGGACATGGTGCAACAGTGGACAGAGAGGGATCGCTTCATGTCTTCTTCTGAG GCCATGGATTTTGGACTAGTTGACGCCCTTCTGGAAACAAGATACTAG
- the LOC133912683 gene encoding uncharacterized protein LOC133912683 produces the protein MVMGWYGTGTGSHAANPHTLANYKTNTARALSDRSPPCRSTTTAGMKADDDSAPPSVPATKIAIPASAVSAGDAAGLGKGRRYKVWAFAAIALLALWSMSAASVSLRWSSSGDLAATARDFDVSLGDGLDSLEMEERGKLVGRMWDMYTRTSDEVRLPRFWQEAFEAAYEELAGDDLQIRDAAISEISRMSAHKLELEQPVNENEEGNAASSRGGRTQAR, from the exons ATGGTAATGGGGTGGTATGGCACCGGAACTGGGTCCCACGCGGCCAACCCCCACACACTCGCTAATTACAAAACCAACACAGCACGGGCCCTCTCTGACCGCTCTCCTCCCTgccgctccaccaccaccgccggaATGAAGGCCGACGACGACAGCGCCCCCCCGTCGGTGCCGGCTACCAAGATCGCTATCCCCGCCTCCGCTGTGAGCGCGGGGGATGCGGCGGGCCTCGGGAAGGGCCGGCGGTACAAGGTTTGGGCCTTCGCGGCCATCGCGCTCCTCGCGCTCTGGTCCAtgtccgccgcctccgtctcccTCCGCTGGTCCTCCTCCGGCGACCTCGCCGCCACCGCAAGGGACTTCGATGTGTCGCTCGGCGACGGCCTCGATTCCCTC GAGATGGAGGAAAGGGGGAAATTAGTGGGCCGAATGTGGGACATGTACACGCGGACCAGTGATGAGGTACGGCTTCCACGGTTCTGGCAGGAGGCGTTTGAGGCTGCATACGAGGAACTTGCAGGTGATGATTTGCAGATCCGTGATGCAGCCATCTCAGAGATTTCCAGAATGTCAGCCCAcaaacttgagcttgagcaGCCAGTGAATGAGAATGAG GAAGGTAATGCAGCGAGCAGCAGAGGTGGTAGGACACAGGCAAGGTAG